The Phaseolus vulgaris cultivar G19833 chromosome 5, P. vulgaris v2.0, whole genome shotgun sequence genomic interval TTAAATTTGAGTAACATTTCTCCTTGTGACccatttcaatttcttttgcaccACTTAATGGTTAACCGAGACTCTTGAGTCTTAGCtcttaatgattttaattccacaTAACCACTTGTCGTAGATTTTAGCAAGAAAAATCACTACACAATCCGCACATTCATTGTGGATGTCTGGTTGTTGTTGCACAGTGCACAATTTCATCCATTGAAAAATCACTTATGTTTTATTTGACCAATGAATGCATCTACTATGCATGCAAGAAGGGTGAGTGAGACGACGATATTGAAGAGTGCGACatggataaaaaaaagtatctttcaatttatttatttttttatgaaaaatgacATCTTGattgtataattcaatttttttaatttaaagataatttttaaattgtataataaaaaaaatattttgtaactagtgaaaaatttcatatttataaaagaTAGAAGGGAAATATGGGGTGAAAAAGAAATTCCCAATTTTACGtggatttttgttttgttcaactttgtaaaaaataaaatattgaaatttttattttctctccgCTCATTCCATCGTACGTCCTGGTGCCGCTCCAAATTGAAGAGATTAGGCAATGAACGGTTTTTACCAACACAactcgcagatatttttacaaAGGCATTAGGCAATGAACGgtttttgacgctacgacacaagttggtGGTTCATGATCTTCCCCTACCAACTTGAatggagtattaaggaaataataattatcaaattatatgcaattattgtatgatattgtacgatattgtacccaattatatgcaattaatttaataattatagaatctcatgattagtatccctacctaattagattgtaatttggagagggAAACTCCCCTATATATTTGCTATACATgtaaccatactcataagagaataagaaacatttattcttcttaccattttttatcattttcttatactCTTTCATATCCATCCATAAAAATGTTAGAACTCCGCCTCCTTAAAGGTTCTCTGATGAAAAAGGTCGTGGAATGCATGAAGGAACTCGTCAACGAAGCAAACTTCGACTGTTCCTCCACCGGAATTTCTGTCCAGACTAGGGATTCCACAGGCTCGGTGATCGTCGCCCTTCTCCTCCGGTCGGATGGTTTCAAGCACTACCGTTGCGACCACAACATATCCATTGGCATAAACCTCAAAAACATGGCTGAGATGATGAAATGTGTCGGCAATGATGACATTATGACCACCAAAGTTGATGACGGCGGCGACACAGTCAACTTCATGTTCGAAAGCCCTGATAAGATTTATGATTTTGAGATAAAAATGGTGGATATTGATAGCCAGCAGTATTGGATGTCTGAGGAGACAGAGTATGACGCCACTGTGAAGATGGCGTCTTCCGAGTTTGCTAGGGTTTGTAGGGATCTCAATAGCGGCACTGGTACATGTATGATGAGAATGATGCATAATTGTTTTCGTCCTTGtagttacatttttttttttcagattataatttttttaaagagatATATGAAATTTGTGGGTATTTTTGTTGAAGTTGTTATTTCCGTAAGCAACGAGGCTGTGAAGTTTTCCATTGAAGGAGAAGATTTTGGATGTATAAATATTGTGTGCATGGTGAGatgataaattttgtttttgcttaGTAAAGAAATATTCCTTAGTGGTAGACAATTTTTAGAATGTTATTTTTTGGTTAATCTTGCAGCCTGAAGAAGCTAGTGTGATTGATATGAAGGAGCCTATCTCACTGAGATTTGCATTGGGGTACATGCAATCTTTTACCAATGCAGCACCCTTGTCCAATACGGTCTCCATTTGTCTGTCAAAGAATTTGCCATGTCTTGTTCAATACAAGATTACTGAAATTGGTTATCTAAGGTTCTACGTGTACCCCAGGAACACCATGCTAGAAAGGATAAAGAGGAAGAAGGAAAACATTGGATTTAATCCCTATTGGATGTTGGGTTAGGATATTAGTATTTTTCTTTCAGTTCAACTTTGTAGTTTTTCTTTTGAAGATATATTTTTAGCTATAATTTGTTCAGAAAACTTTG includes:
- the LOC137836125 gene encoding proliferating cell nuclear antigen-like; its protein translation is MLELRLLKGSLMKKVVECMKELVNEANFDCSSTGISVQTRDSTGSVIVALLLRSDGFKHYRCDHNISIGINLKNMAEMMKCVGNDDIMTTKVDDGGDTVNFMFESPDKIYDFEIKMVDIDSQQYWMSEETEYDATVKMASSEFARVCRDLNSGTGTFVISVSNEAVKFSIEGEDFGCINIVCMNVIFWLILQPEEASVIDMKEPISLRFALGYMQSFTNAAPLSNTVSICLSKNLPCLVQYKITEIGYLRFYVYPRNTMLERIKRKKENIGFNPYWMLG